DNA sequence from the Pichia kudriavzevii chromosome 4, complete sequence genome:
GAACTAAAGAAACTTCAGCAAATGCCGAGTTTCATAAATAACAATCATATGCGGTTCTGTTTATGCGAAATATGCGACCTATTCCAATGTCTAATATACTCATGGAAACCGTGGGTTTTGTCACCTTTGAGGAAACAGACATTACATCCCTCATAAGGACACCTAAAACCTACCGTTTCGGACCAGATGTTTTTTCCAAGCTTATAGCAAACAAATCCGGATTGTGGAAGCTTTGCTACTTCACCTGACGAACTAATACCATGTGTATTGATAAGATGGCCTCGGTAACACGAATTATTCCGTTCATAGAAAAGTTGATCAAAAGACCGAACATCACTTACTTTACAGAAAGGACAAAGTGAAGGATAATCTCTTTTAAGTCTCTTTCCGGATTCTGTGTATTGTTGCTTCTTATAAtatcttttaatttttggATCGTAATCGTTCTTCATCTCtgtagatatatatatatacgCGTCACTACCGTGTTTTTGAGCAAATTCCAAAGTGTATCCATTTGGTGAGTTATAATTTTCGaatgttttcaagtttGGAAGTGTTGGAACCAACTGTTTTGAGCATCCATAAGATgtttttgtaattttgaAGCAACCATCGCAAATATGACTTGAATGCTCAATTTTTCTTAAATGAAAAGCATCTTCGAAAACGGTTGGCAAGCAATTCAAAAAAACGTTCTTTTGGAGTAGCTCGTACGTGTCTCTTGGATTGATAATATTCACTGATACGGCGGGTGCTAGTTCCGCACTTTTAAGGGGCGTTTCTAGATTGGgtgaagataatgaaacGCCAATGGCTTGGTTTGTGTTTGATACAAAATACTGACCGGGGTGTTCGTTTTCAATGACATTGGCGTTcactattttttcttcttctcctctaGACACATAGTATTGACTACTCATTGTATAGAGTTTATTTGAATCTTCCAGAAGAGCATAATTTGTAATACTTTCTTGTCCTTGTTGGCTAGACATTTGGTCTTCTCTCGATGAATAATCATATTTAGATTCAAACAAACACGTAATCAATGGCTCACTTTTAAGAGAAAGCAACTTGGAACCAATCTCTTCTGATCCTGTCCTAGTGCTTTCGTTATTCCGTGCGAtacattttgttttgtagTGATTTAAATCCAAAGAATTGCAAGTTAAATCAGTTGGGTTCGCTGTTTCAACATATTCGTTATTCAACTGACTTAAAATATTCAGGGATTGTCTAATAACGGAAAGTTCATTTTTGGGTAAGTGTTTATTATCGTTACTGAGGTCATATTGTTGAAGGTTGTAGTTATGTATAGTATTATTTGGAGTATTGTTCTCGAATGCTTCATTGGTACTGATAGTAGTTGAAGAGCTATGATACTGCCAATTTTTCCAGCATGTGTCATCAGTTTTTGTTGGTGAAATCATAGTGGCTATCTGTGTACCCATTCCATCATAGCTTCTTAAAAATGGAAGACTGTTTGCTTCCGTCAGTACTTGTTCAAAGTAAGAAAATGAGTCTGTAAACTCATCAAAAGAATCACTTGCAGCTGGGTCAAAGTTTGAAGCACCTTCAAGAGATATTTCCCTATAATGCAATTTTTCAGAAACTTCCTGTTGACTAGTACTGTGGAACTCAGGCATATTCCTTTCTGCTGTTTAAAAGGTAGCAATGCCAATATGAGCTTTAGTTTAGAAATAAACAAGCAATGAACGGTGAAGCACTGACAGTAAAAAGGAAAGGCAGATAAATTCCTAAACGGAAAAACCTTCCTGTTTTATTACCGATAAAGGATTCtgaaaacaacagaatatcaacaaaaaggGTAACATTATATTGTAGAAGAGTTCCAGACACTGAATAAGCAGAAAATCTGCCGATATACGCTGGTCCCTTCCCTTtcttccc
Encoded proteins:
- a CDS encoding uncharacterized protein (PKUD0D02920), whose protein sequence is MPEFHSTSQQEVSEKLHYREISLEGASNFDPAASDSFDEFTDSFSYFEQVLTEANSLPFLRSYDGMGTQIATMISPTKTDDTCWKNWQYHSSSTTISTNEAFENNTPNNTIHNYNLQQYDLSNDNKHLPKNELSVIRQSLNILSQLNNEYVETANPTDLTCNSLDLNHYKTKCIARNNESTRTGSEEIGSKLLSLKSEPLITCLFESKYDYSSREDQMSSQQGQESITNYALLEDSNKLYTMSSQYYVSRGEEEKIVNANVIENEHPGQYFVSNTNQAIGVSLSSPNLETPLKSAELAPAVSVNIINPRDTYELLQKNVFLNCLPTVFEDAFHLRKIEHSSHICDGCFKITKTSYGCSKQLVPTLPNLKTFENYNSPNGYTLEFAQKHGSDAYIYISTEMKNDYDPKIKRYYKKQQYTESGKRLKRDYPSLCPFCKVSDVRSFDQLFYERNNSCYRGHLINTHGISSSGEVAKLPQSGFVCYKLGKNIWSETVGFRCPYEGCNVCFLKGDKTHGFHEYIRHWNRSHISHKQNRI